The following coding sequences are from one Deinococcus aerius window:
- a CDS encoding DdrH, with protein MTNPYAEWFEQLRAEYGEQLRAMPLPDGLPEHLHTLIQTRDEEAIQFMIKLAWQFGAQVGYAAGAKQGGMVSPAPRPGRVQA; from the coding sequence ATGACCAATCCCTACGCCGAGTGGTTCGAGCAGCTCCGCGCGGAGTACGGCGAGCAGCTTCGGGCCATGCCGCTTCCCGACGGCCTTCCCGAACACCTGCACACCCTCATCCAGACCCGCGACGAGGAAGCCATCCAGTTCATGATCAAGCTGGCGTGGCAGTTCGGCGCCCAGGTGGGCTACGCGGCGGGCGCCAAGCAGGGCGGCATGGTCAGCCCCGCGCCACGCCCCGGGCGCGTTCAGGCCTGA
- a CDS encoding HesB/IscA family protein translates to MTATLNPETSGGTPARDISISEFGAQKALAILAQSGKESAGVRVFIKSGGCSGYQYGMAIDDRELEGDTIVFDRGVKLLVDRMSLPLLRGSEVDFVENMMGGGFTVHNPNATSSCGCGHSFRTDGGQSPDGQGSSGCGGH, encoded by the coding sequence ATGACGGCGACCCTCAACCCTGAGACCAGCGGCGGCACCCCCGCCCGGGACATCAGCATCAGCGAATTCGGCGCCCAAAAGGCCCTCGCCATCCTGGCCCAGAGCGGGAAGGAAAGCGCGGGCGTGCGCGTCTTTATCAAGAGCGGCGGGTGCAGCGGCTACCAGTACGGCATGGCGATCGACGACCGCGAGCTGGAGGGTGATACCATCGTCTTCGACCGCGGCGTGAAGCTGCTGGTGGACCGCATGAGCCTGCCCCTGCTGCGCGGCAGCGAGGTGGACTTCGTCGAGAACATGATGGGCGGCGGCTTCACCGTGCATAACCCCAACGCCACCAGCTCCTGCGGCTGCGGCCACTCCTTCCGCACGGACGGCGGCCAGTCCCCGGACGGCCAGGGCAGCAGCGGTTGCGGCGGCCACTAA
- a CDS encoding peptide ABC transporter substrate-binding protein: MKKILSLSAFLLGAALAGPANNSLVVGTSQEPPNILDYWATNNLAISSEINGYMGASLVNFDNDGDLFPEIATGVPTLANGGYKVVKNAAGDVVRNSVTYTIRPDAKWSDGKRITIADFQFWLKVQNDERVPVPDRDPWENAKITAVDNDTFTITYEPPYLFADQTSPGLAPAHVMGAAFNAFDAATKNQKDAKAVNEQWTKFIGQFTTSRNLPKVVAGPFRPTAWRPGNSLTMARNPNYWRKPQGGEDKYVQTITYRFIPNTNTLKVNILSGQLDAVSSVGLTFDQALDLQRSARGKFNVYFVPGAVWEHIDVNTRSQKAKDLDLDDPRMRQALLLSIDRDALVKALFQGKQPVSNNFVNPLSKVYNENVRDYNLNVAQAKQLFAQLGWKPGSDGILEKGGKKLSLSFGTTAGNTTRERVQQILQNQWKQVGVQVNIQNYPASVFFGPDFLSKGQEGKWDLAMYAWSANPIFEQGDLFKGEGIPTAANGYAGQNYSGWNNAEYNKLHKQALTEFNLADRIKLMDRMQTIWSNEVPSLPLYFRANPYTKVPGLVNYTFSAYTLYPSWDAYRIGWASRGAVEVNKQK, translated from the coding sequence ATGAAGAAGATTCTGTCCCTGTCGGCATTCCTTCTCGGCGCGGCCCTGGCGGGTCCGGCGAACAACAGCCTGGTGGTCGGTACTTCCCAGGAGCCGCCGAACATCCTGGACTACTGGGCGACGAACAACCTCGCCATCAGCTCGGAGATCAACGGCTACATGGGGGCGTCGCTGGTCAACTTCGACAACGACGGTGACCTGTTCCCCGAGATCGCCACGGGCGTGCCCACGCTGGCCAACGGCGGCTACAAGGTGGTCAAGAACGCGGCGGGCGACGTGGTCCGCAACAGCGTGACCTACACGATCCGCCCGGACGCCAAGTGGAGCGACGGCAAGCGCATCACCATCGCCGACTTCCAGTTCTGGCTGAAGGTGCAGAACGACGAGCGGGTGCCGGTGCCTGACCGCGACCCCTGGGAGAACGCCAAGATCACGGCGGTCGACAACGACACCTTCACCATCACCTACGAACCGCCCTACCTGTTCGCCGACCAGACCAGCCCCGGTCTGGCCCCCGCCCACGTGATGGGCGCGGCGTTCAATGCCTTTGACGCCGCGACCAAGAACCAGAAGGACGCCAAGGCCGTCAACGAGCAGTGGACGAAGTTCATCGGGCAGTTCACCACCTCGCGCAACCTGCCCAAGGTCGTCGCCGGTCCCTTCCGCCCCACCGCGTGGCGTCCCGGCAACAGCCTCACGATGGCCCGCAACCCCAACTACTGGCGCAAGCCCCAGGGTGGCGAGGACAAGTACGTCCAGACGATCACCTACCGCTTCATCCCCAACACCAACACCCTGAAGGTGAACATCCTCTCGGGCCAGCTCGACGCGGTCAGCTCGGTGGGCCTCACCTTCGACCAGGCGCTCGACCTCCAGCGCAGCGCCCGGGGCAAGTTCAACGTGTACTTCGTGCCCGGCGCGGTGTGGGAGCACATCGACGTGAACACCCGCAGCCAGAAGGCCAAGGACCTCGACCTCGACGATCCCCGCATGCGCCAGGCCCTGCTGCTGAGCATTGACCGCGACGCGCTCGTGAAGGCGCTGTTCCAGGGCAAGCAGCCGGTGTCGAACAACTTCGTCAACCCGCTCAGCAAGGTCTACAACGAGAATGTGCGCGACTACAACCTGAACGTCGCTCAGGCCAAGCAGCTCTTCGCGCAGCTCGGCTGGAAGCCCGGCAGCGACGGCATCCTGGAGAAGGGCGGCAAGAAGCTCTCGCTGAGCTTCGGCACTACCGCCGGGAACACCACCCGCGAGCGCGTGCAGCAGATCCTGCAAAACCAGTGGAAGCAGGTCGGCGTGCAGGTCAACATCCAGAACTACCCGGCCTCGGTGTTCTTCGGCCCCGACTTCCTGAGCAAGGGCCAGGAGGGCAAGTGGGACCTGGCGATGTACGCCTGGTCGGCCAACCCCATCTTCGAGCAGGGTGACCTGTTCAAGGGCGAGGGTATCCCGACTGCCGCCAACGGCTACGCCGGTCAGAACTACTCGGGCTGGAACAACGCAGAGTACAACAAGCTGCACAAGCAGGCGCTGACCGAGTTCAACCTGGCCGACCGCATCAAGCTGATGGACCGGATGCAGACGATCTGGAGCAACGAGGTGCCCTCCTTGCCGCTGTACTTCCGCGCCAACCCCTACACCAAGGTGCCGGGCCTGGTGAACTACACCTTCAGCGCCTACACCCTGTACCCGAGCTGGGACGCCTACCGCATCGGCTGGGCCAGCCGCGGCGCCGTCGAGGTCAACAAGCAGAAGTAA